The Brevibacterium atlanticum genome segment ATGCGCCGGACCCGCTGGCTGCGGATAGTGGAATGGCCCCGAGGACGTCTGTGAGCGGATGCAGGGGCGGAATCGGCCTCTGGGTTGGTATCGGTCCCAGGGAGACGATCGGCGCTGCGGGTGCCACCAGACCTCGCTTCACGCGATCGGCCGAGTCCGAGCAGCGCGAGGATCGCCCAGGCGGTCAGTGGCGGGGTCACGGCGAAGGCGAGGTTCGGGTGTCCGCCGAGTTGCGCGATGACGTAGCTGGAGAAGCCGACCCCGCCGGCGGCGAGGAACGCAGGCAGCCGATCGAGGAATCTGCGGTAGAGCACTGCGGTGGCGAGGCTGACGAGGACCGGTGTGGCCAGTACGAGCAGGTTGTAGCTGATGATCGGCCCGGCCACCCAGGTGAGCGGGGCCAGGAGGAGCGCGATGCCGGCCAGCGAGGTGTTCCAAGCACCGTTGACGCCCCCGCCGAGAGTGTTCATCGCATCCGTGTACAGCAGGCCGCCGGCGTGGCCGGACCCGAACCCGAGGAGATCGGCGAGCACCTGTGCTCCGTGGCCGAGCCACCAGATGAACAGGGACGTGTCGTCGTTGTCGGCGACGACCGAACCCGACGGGTCGGCCGCGACGGTGCCGAAGATCGTCAGGCTGCCCAGCGACAGCAGCAGCGTGTACCACAGCCAGGGGCGAGCACGCTGCATGCGTGTGAGGGTCGTGGGGGCATACACAAAGGGCTCCCGATCTTTCGACCGGGAGCCCTTCGGGTAGCTGCTGTCAGCTGCCTGCAAGCTTCTCACGCAGAGCAGCGAGAGCTTCGTCGCTGGCCAGGGTGCCCTCGTCGTTCGTCTCTTCCGAGGAGAACGATCCGGTGGCAGGAGCGGCGTCGGCAGAGCCGACGGCATCCGCGGCGGAGGCCTCGGCGTCCGCAGCGATGGCCTTGGCGACCTGCTTCTTGTGCTCTTCCCAGCGTTCCTGAGCGGCGGCGTACTGCTGCTCCCAGGTCTCGCGCTGAGACTCGTAGCCCTCGACCCATTCGTTGGTCTCGGGGTCGAAGCCCTCGGGGTACTTGTAGTTGCCGTCCTCGTCGTACTCCTGCGGCATGCCGTAGAGAGCGGGGTCGAGGAACTCTTCGGCCTCGGGATCGACGCCTTCGTTCGCCTGCTTCAGCGACAGCGAGATCCGGCGACGCTCGAGGTCGATGTCGATGACCTTGACGTAGATGGTCTCGTCGACGGAGACGACCTGCTCAGGCAGATCCACGTGGCGCACGGCCAGCTCGGAGATGTGGACGAGGCCCTCGATGCCGTCTTCGACGCGCACGAACGCACCGAAGGGAACGAGCTTCGTGACCTTGCCCGGCACGATCTGTCCGATGACGTGGGTGCGGGCGAAGTGCTGCCAGGGGTCTTCCTGCGTGGCCTTGAGCGACAGCGAGACGCGCTCGCGGTCCATGTCCACGTCGAGGACCTCGACGGTGACCTCGTCGCCCACGGTGACGACCTCACCCGGGTGATCGATGTGCTTCCAGGACAGTTCGGAGACGTGGACGAGTCCGTCGACACCACCGAGGTCGACGAAGGCACCGAAGTTGACGATCGAGGAGACAACGCCGGGACGGACCTGGCCCTTCTGCAGGGTCTGCAGGAAGTCGTGGCGGACGGCCGACTGTGTCTGCTCGAGCCAGGCACGGCGGGAGAGGACCACGTTGTTGCGGTTCTTGTCGAGCTCGATGATCTTGGCCTCGACCTGCTGGCCGATGTAGGGGGCGAGGTCGCGGACGCGACGCATCTCGACCAGGGATGCGGGCAGGAAGCCGCGCAGTCCGATGTCGACGATCAGGCCGCCCTTGACGACCTCGATGACGGTGCCGGTGACGACGCCGTCGTCTTCCTTGATCTTCTCGATGTCGCCCCAGGCGCGCTCATACTGAGCACGCTTCTTGGAGAGCATGAGACGACCCTCTTTGTCTTCCTTCTGAAGAACGAGGGCTTCGATCTCGTCCCCGACCTCGACGACTTCGCCGGGATCGACATCGTGCTTGATGGAAAGCTCGCGTGCGAGGATGACGCCTTCCGTCTTGTACCCGATGTCAACGAGTACTTCGTCGCGGTCGACCTTGACGACTTCGCCTTCGACGATGTCGCCATCGTTGAAGTACTTGATCGTCTCGTCGACGGCGGCGAGAAAGTCCTCAGCGGTTCCGATGTCATTGACAGCGACCTGCTTCGGCTGCACCGATTCCGGCGTGGTGGTGGTCATATAGGTAGGGACTCCGATGGAATATTGGTCCAGATCCGATACTCTGTCGGCAGGTCGTTGATGTTGCCAGCAGAATCGAATCCGGTCTCGATTGCGAATTTGGACTTGCATGCACAGGCGCATACGGTTGTCAATACTAGCACCATCCTGGGCGTGAATGCACGCCGAGGATTCGAATTATCAGCACCTGTGGCCACGGAGGAATGATGAGCGAGGGAACTGAGGGAGCCGAGGTCATCAGCGGTGGCTATCTCCCGATCGATGAAGAGGCCTCTGTCCGGGCCAATCGCAGCTATTGGGACAACTCTGCAGAGGAGTATCTGGCCGAACACGGCACCTTCCTCGGCGCTTCGGATTTCATCTGGTGTCCGGAGGGAATTCACGAATCGGACGTCCACCTCCTCGGCGATGTCGCGCGCAAGCAGGTCCTCGAAGTCGGCTGCGGTGCGGGGCAGTGCTCCCGTTGGCTGGCCGAACAGGGCGGCATCGCCACCGGCGTCGATGTCTCTGCCGGAATGCTCGAACAGGCCTCGCGGCTGCAGCGTGAGCACCCACTGAGCGACCAGGCCACTCCCCCGACGTTCCTCCTGGCCGATGCCCGCCAGCTGCCTTTCGCCTCGAACAGCTTCGACATCGCGTTCTCCTCCTACGGCGCGCTGCCCTTCGTCAAAGACGCCGAGGTCGTCTTCGCCGAGGTGGCCCGCGTCATCCGCCCCGGCGGCCAGTGGGTGTTCTCGACCACGCACCCGATGCGCTGGATGTTCCCCGACGTCCCCGGCGAAGCGGGACTGACGGTCGAGTACTCGTACTTCGACCGCACTCCCTACGTCGAGCTGTCCTCTGCCGGTCAGCCCGTCTACGCCGAGCATCACCGGACGATGAGCGACTGGGTGCGCCAGCTCGTCGCCGCCGGCTTCACCATCGACTCGGTGACCGAACCCGAGTGGCCCGAGTCGAACCAGACCGCCTGGGGCGGATGGTCGCCGCTGCGTGGGGCTCTCATGCCGGGCACCGTGATCTTCTCGACGACGCTGGCGAAGGACTGAATCGGCCGCTCGCACGTCGACTCACGCGAAGCGATTTCGAGTAACGCCGAACGCGCTCGGCTAACGCAGTACGCGCTCAGGTCACGCGAAACTCGAAAAAGTCGTCACTGGCGACGACTTTTTCGAGTTTCGCGTGACCTGAAGCGCGACGACCTCGTTCAAGGCGCAGCGCAGCTTTCGACTGCGCGAACGCCGCACCCCTGTCGTTCAAGGCGGAGCGCAGTTGTCGAACGGTCGACGGATCGCCAGAAGCGCTGCGCCTTGAACGAGCACGGGAGCAGAATCGCCTCAGTGGGCGGCCTCGTGCCAGGAGCGGCCGGTGCCGACGTTGACGTCGAGGGGCACATCGAGTTCATAAGCCGAACCCATCTCCTCCGTGACGATCGCGGTCACCTCATCGAGCTCGTCCGGTCGCACATCGACGATGATCTCGTCGTGGACCTGCAGCAGCATCGGCGACTCCAGGTCCTCGAGTCGACCGGTCACCTTGAGCATCGCGAGCTTCATGATGTCGGCGGCCGACCCCTGGATCGGGGCGTTGAGGGCGGCACGTTCGGCCATGTCACGCAGCTGCCGCCGGTCGCTGTGCAGAGCAGGCAGGTAGCGTCTGCGGCCCATGATGGTCTCCGTGTAGCCCTTCGCCCGGGCCTGTTCGACGATCTCATCGAGATAGTCCTTGACTGCGCCGAACCGTTCGAAGTACTGCTCCATGAGTGCCTTGGCTTCGTCGACACCGATCGCCAGCTGGCGGGAGAGGCCGTAGGCGGAGAGACCGTAGACGAGACCGTAGGACATCGCCTTGACCTTCGACCGCATATCGGAGTCGACCTCGTCGATGCCGACGCCGAAGACCTTCGAACCCACATAGGAGTGCAGGTCCTCGCCGTCCTTGAACGCCTGGATGAGCGCGGCATCCCCGGACAGGTGGGCCATGATGCGCATCTCGATCTGCGAGTAGTCCGCCGTGAGCAGACAACTGCCCTTCACCTCGGGGTCGGCGATGAAGATCTCGCGGATGCGACGTCCGGATTCGGTGCGCACAGGGATGTTCTGCAGATTCGGGTCGAGTGAGGACAGGCGCCCGGTCGCGGCCACGGTCTGCTGATAGGTGGTGTGGATGCGGCCGTCATCGGCGACGGTCTTGAGCAGTCCGACGACGGTCTGCTTGAGCTTCGTCGAGTCCCGGTAGGCCAGCAGATGCTGGAGGAACGGGTGTTCGGTCTTGACGAAGAGCTCGGCCAGGGCATCGGCGTCGGTCGTGTAACCGGTCTTCGTGCGCTTC includes the following:
- the rpsA gene encoding 30S ribosomal protein S1: MTTTTPESVQPKQVAVNDIGTAEDFLAAVDETIKYFNDGDIVEGEVVKVDRDEVLVDIGYKTEGVILARELSIKHDVDPGEVVEVGDEIEALVLQKEDKEGRLMLSKKRAQYERAWGDIEKIKEDDGVVTGTVIEVVKGGLIVDIGLRGFLPASLVEMRRVRDLAPYIGQQVEAKIIELDKNRNNVVLSRRAWLEQTQSAVRHDFLQTLQKGQVRPGVVSSIVNFGAFVDLGGVDGLVHVSELSWKHIDHPGEVVTVGDEVTVEVLDVDMDRERVSLSLKATQEDPWQHFARTHVIGQIVPGKVTKLVPFGAFVRVEDGIEGLVHISELAVRHVDLPEQVVSVDETIYVKVIDIDLERRRISLSLKQANEGVDPEAEEFLDPALYGMPQEYDEDGNYKYPEGFDPETNEWVEGYESQRETWEQQYAAAQERWEEHKKQVAKAIAADAEASAADAVGSADAAPATGSFSSEETNDEGTLASDEALAALREKLAGS
- a CDS encoding class I SAM-dependent methyltransferase, translated to MSEGTEGAEVISGGYLPIDEEASVRANRSYWDNSAEEYLAEHGTFLGASDFIWCPEGIHESDVHLLGDVARKQVLEVGCGAGQCSRWLAEQGGIATGVDVSAGMLEQASRLQREHPLSDQATPPTFLLADARQLPFASNSFDIAFSSYGALPFVKDAEVVFAEVARVIRPGGQWVFSTTHPMRWMFPDVPGEAGLTVEYSYFDRTPYVELSSAGQPVYAEHHRTMSDWVRQLVAAGFTIDSVTEPEWPESNQTAWGGWSPLRGALMPGTVIFSTTLAKD